The window TGGTCCACATTTCAATTATACTTTTCTTaactttatataataattaatactATTAAACAAACtattctatataagttttttttttgtttaaatatataattaaagttttattttattataaatttaaaatttagttaaaaaattaaaaattttcaaaaaactcaaactaaaatattttgtctattttttatatattttaaactaaactaattttaaatataaattttctgttaaagcTTTAAACCATTGAAATACTTGCATTAGTTAAgtactttttcaattaattaaagaaaatttcttaattataattaatttttttttgtggtttacttaaaaaaatattttctttttttttgcggtGTATACACACAGCGAAACAGTTTAGTGATTGCAACAAAATTCTTTGCTAAATCATATGGGCAAACTTTGTTAGTTCAAACAACCATTAAATGGTTAAagcaaacaacattttttaaagacttgacaaaaaattttgttgctcCCATTAAAAACCGTATTTTTGTTGCCCTGTGTAATTAATATGTGTTTGATTATATAACTAATTATTAGTTGATTATGATTTTAATTGTGTGTTCTTCTTTGTTCCCTTTTAGTTTACATATACGAATCTACCGGATAACGTTCGGCTTCCTCTAGCATATGTCGGAAATCCATTCTCTGTCCGGTTTGTCCAATATCACCGTTCATGTGATTTGTATTcttattattgtaattattattattattggctAAATGATTATTAGCACTTGTATTACGATTTTTGATATGACCATTCATGAGACTAACATGATGGCTTATAGTTGGCACTGCACCAGGCATATTATTCTCCAGATCCTGTAGTATGGCATCGGTTTGATCTACAGGTGCTGGTTGTCTACTCATCGGCTGTTGCACATGATTCATTTGGTTGCCTGTGAGATTTTGTATATGATTGCGTATGGATTTTTCAAATTCCCTTTGAACCGAGGGACTATCGGTATCGCCATCGATCTGTAATAGTAATTACTTTAGTTCCGTTATTTGCTACTTAAACAAGAATACCTACAATTTGTAAACGATTGCTATTATCCATGGCCTTAAGCATGGGTAAAGTTTGCTCACGAAACAGTTCCAATCGTCGGCGGAATGAGGATACCGTATCATCTATACGTCCTCTCCCTAATTGTAATTTAGAACAATCCAATAATATTATAGGGGGACGTAGTTTGTACTGAAAATTGTgttcaaattcaaattattatttaataatttttgacaaattcttTTCCTTTCTACCCACCTTatcttcaaaatatttaaccTGTTGCATATTTCGGGGAAAACCATCTATTATAATGCCATTTTTATCGGCAAATTGTTTTAGATTCGTTTCCAATATAATATTAACGGCTTTTTCCGGAGCCATTTCGCCAGCAGCTAAAGCTTCTTTGACGGCATAACTTTCGGTATTGGCACGTGGTGCTGAATCGGTAATCGAGCGTAACAAGCGACCCACactaaataatacaaatttaaacataattttataattatattacatTTCTTTTGACCATAACTTACCTAAAATGAGCCCATCCGGGATTTAAACCCACTGCCTTCATACATAATGTAGCCTTGTTACTGCCTGGTCCTCCTATAACCCATATAACCGGTGGTAAACCACGCCCATCTGTACTCATGTAGTTGGCAGCATTTGTCAGCATTGGTTGTTGGGTTATAACATCTGGGGCTCCTGTTAATGATACCGCCTGGGCTGCATTTGAGGCTACATGTGAAATCACTGCATTGGTTATATTTCTAGATGGATCCTCAGACATCTGTGGCACTGTTGcgggctgttgttgttgctgctgattcTGTGATAAAACTGTTGAAATTGGAGCAGGGTTATGATTAGAGATCCCTGGAATATTCTGTGCTTGACTAGGTGCCGTATCTACGCTAACTATACTGCCGGGTATATCATTAATCCCTCTGCCCATACCTGTTACTCCATTTAGAATGGCCTCCTGATTTTCCAATGTACTCAGTATGTCAAGCACAGCCGTACGGAAATCTTTGTACACTTCAGAGGGCGCTCGCTCGCCATTCACCTGAatgttatatatacatatatccagTTGTATGAAATATTAGTTTATACTAGTTACTTACCGCTATTAACATATCACTTTGATCAAAATAATCAGCTACTGGCatgacatttttaaagaaattatctaATTCCATTTTGGCTAAGGAGAGTACAACATGTCCTAATTTGGCACCATAATCGATTTGTTTCTGTAACACCGACTGACGCCACGATATCAGGATAACCCCATTCACAACTTGAATctgcaaacaaaattttgaatgttttcATCAGTTAAAAGTTACTTAAATCTTAAATAGCCTTGACCTAAAGAAATTTACATGTTATATAACAAACTTTACATCCATGGTCGAATTATGGACCCAAGACGTTAAATATTTTGGGGAATGATTTATACATtgcaaacatatttatgtagaattttatgccgatataataattaaatagtgAGTTAAGAGAAGAGGGCCTATTTGGAATCTTTGCCTATccataaacaagtatgaaagtatagtcgggcatggccgaccatataataccctacaccatgaatatatttttaaaatgtctactttttataaagaaacttttatcttgaagaatattattccaaaatatttaagcaatttattgataaaaaaccaaaatttctaaatgaggctttagataggtcaaatatgggccgatcctcggtaaatttgggaaaaggatatatttttaaaaagttttgttgagtttcattgcgatacaaatggttacaagtcaattttagacgtttaagacatttttgaaggggggtttgtatgggggctagggtcaaataagggccaatccttacgaaaatctgtagtgtcatttatacttatataaaacttatttgtaccaatttttagaaagataataggatatttgacgtaattaagacataaaaagttcaaatcgggaggtacggtgtatgggggctaggtgaaaaaatggaccgatttcaaccattttcaataggcttcgtctttgccaaaaaacatgtttggtccaaatttcattaaattatcttgaaaattgcggcctgtaccttgcgcacaaggtttacatggacatccaGCCAGAcgtacggacggacatgtcttaatcgactaaaAAAATGATCcggaatcgatcggtatactttaaggtgccaatatttttgtatgttacaaacaacagcacaaacgtataataccctccccactatagtggtggtgtagggtataaaagcaATTATTTTACGCTGGTATCAATAAAActtcataagtttttttttttgcgatttaATGGGTGTGTGTTGGCGATTTCCGTCACACAATTTCAGTAAAGAATgactaaaacaatataaatccTGACACAAACttcaagaaaaatattttataatatgaaatttattattaatttgggCCGAAATCCCGGCGGTACTGCAATACCGGGCCAACCCGTGACAGGAGTGGAGCAAGCCCCTAAACATCCCGTCTATTTCCAAAAATCAGTTTAACATTTGTTGTCCTCCGATGGAGGATCTATCAGATGTTAAGCTGATAAGAACAGATACTACACTTTGATCTTAGCCATAAGGCCGAGAAGCGATAACTTTTCAATTGTCAACCTCAATTACTTATGCCAAAGTAACAATaaactaaatgagaattatacGTTAAATTTAAAGCTATTTTATACATTCAATTCGAAACGTATGAAAATGTGCgataatatattacaaaaacaacccCTCACTAGCGTTATACTAAAGTAGTATACTGACAATAACATTAGTATGTTTGAGTGTGTgtatgatttgttgttgttgctgcagccGGCTTATAGCCAACCAACATGTgtttagtgaaaatatttttattttgttttagcaaGTCATGAGTTATACGAACGAATACatgctgtttgtttgtatgtttagcAATTTCTACAATGATGACGAATCGAACGAATTTGGGATGAGACTTTTGAATGGTACTTTTTAGTTAATACATATAATACTTTAAggtttaaacttttaacaacTTAGTTAATATTACATTCAGTTTTAAATGAAACTCTAAAAGCTGTGATGCACACGGTGTATTAAacagttgtcagatcttacaacgttgaccgaaaaatgttcagaaaatgttttaCAATCAAGTgaacttttttacaatttatgaacatatgaaatttaatatttataaagaagtTAAATATGATgtcaaaagaaagaaatatttcttttttttttttggattaaagTCCACTTgattgtaaaacattttatgaacatttttcgGTCAACGTTGTAAGTTTTGACAACTGTTTAATACACAGTGTGTATCACAGCATTtagaatttcatttaaaactgaATGTAATATCAACTAAGTTATTATTGTGCcgtcattttaaaaattttaaactactaAACGAATGTACGGAATAGTACCACAAATGGTACgattaattaattttactcATCACTGATttagtttaatatgtttttttattgcaaatattcaGTGCTGCCagagaaattatttataaaattatctataaaggTACATATTAAAAATAGCATTTCCATGAAATATTAATATCAGCGATGAGATATTTCTAAATCGATTTGCGAcgaaaattgtcaaaaagtcgaatttagtaTTTTGTCCTAACGAtgtcgtattttgttttattgtagaCAACACATGTTGTTCGCAGCTATTAAAGTACACGTTTGACCtagttcacactaggaaacttttgtttgttgctttgtttttaattctcttttgaagtttccttaatgtccatacaaagaaacttttgtttcagaaagtttgacctggtccacactagtgccggtccacactaggaaactttcgtagagaaactttttcttaattctccacacatagaaacttttatttcagaaactacgtattaattgcattgatttgttgttgtacgaatgagaagaataacgaaacaagtttccgagtacgagaaactccgtaccgcgagagagatgaatgatattctttctctttctctctcacgcaaaatcaaaagtttcccaaaaaaagtttcctagtgtggaccggcagtttccgagtacgggaaactccgtactgCGAGTGatatgaatgatattctttctcccTCACGCAAAATCATAGGCTTATGTCtataaatgttgaaataattttcatttaacaagttACTGCCGGTCCAtactaggaaattttttttttggaaacttttgattttgcataagagagaaagagaagaagtatcattcatctctctcgcggtacggagtttctcgtactaggaaacttttgttgagaaactttttcttaattctcttttctAGTGTGGACCGCCACTTACACACTGTGGTTTGTATTGCGTCTGCCGCGAAAAGTTCAGCAACTTTCAACATTTGATGCATCGGCAGCtgatcagggttgtattttgttttgtgtagaataagagtaaactaaaatgaaattaatttgatcaatattgaaagaaaaaatttaaaaaataagcaaaacattaaatttttatttttaaaacagtagtagtttaaaaaaacatttaaaaaagatcAAAATGACGTGTAGTGTGTAACTTGCAGCTTGTAAAGCGCGAAAAGTTTGAAAAGCGTAAAACGCGTTGCCGCCTAAACGCGTTTTGTGTACTTTCACCTTTaatgatgaaaaattaaataaaagcagGAGAAAAACgcgaagttaaaaaaatatacggTTAGACCTGGATCACAAGTTGCTGAATTTTTCacgcattacaaacatcagcgtgtaatttgttaaatgaaaatttttgacagttttgtttttgttttcattttttctttcttttctgttTCGTACGCcaaagttgaatatttttcatctTTTGTACTTCATGCACAAGTTTGACCGTGATTGATTGTGACCGCTCTCATTTAAACACATACAGTAAACA of the Lucilia cuprina isolate Lc7/37 chromosome 2, ASM2204524v1, whole genome shotgun sequence genome contains:
- the LOC111691083 gene encoding adenylate kinase isoenzyme 5 isoform X2, with product MGICLDTDASAAQDTGEQGNEWNRTQNQNSASGGGGRIGAGSANTNVIDMQNAGKIKFDPPKVPVIFVLGGPGSGKVTHCDTFMQERRGVTHINMMDLLQQYAMGNDMQDFSQLSSKTVTEVLMLEMKMAPAAKAYLISGYPRSMRDVVEYSEKIQVVNGVILISWRQSVLQKQIDYGAKLGHVVLSLAKMELDNFFKNVMPVADYFDQSDMLIAVNGERAPSEVYKDFRTAVLDILSTLENQEAILNGVTVLSQNQQQQQQPATVPQMSEDPSRNITNAVISHVASNAAQAVSLTGAPDVITQQPMLTNAANYMSTDGRGLPPVIWVIGGPGSNKATLCMKAVGLNPGWAHFSVGRLLRSITDSAPRANTESYAVKEALAAGEMAPEKAVNIILETNLKQFADKNGIIIDGFPRNMQQVKYFEDKYKLRPPIILLDCSKLQLGRGRIDDTVSSFRRRLELFREQTLPMLKAMDNSNRLQIIDGDTDSPSVQREFEKSIRNHIQNLTGNQMNHVQQPMSRQPAPVDQTDAILQDLENNMPGAVPTISHHVSLMNGHIKNRNTSANNHLANNNNNYNNKNTNHMNGDIGQTGQRMDFRHMLEEAERYPVDSYM
- the LOC111691083 gene encoding adenylate kinase isoenzyme 5 isoform X1, with amino-acid sequence MGICLDTDASAAQDTGEQGNEWNRTQNQNSASGGGGRIGAGSANTNVIDMQNAGKIKFDPPKVPVIFVLGGPGSGKVTHCDTFMQERRGVTHINMMDLLQQYAMGNDMQDFSQLSSKTVTEVLMLEMKMAPAAKAYLISGYPRSMRDVVEYSEKIQVVNGVILISWRQSVLQKQIDYGAKLGHVVLSLAKMELDNFFKNVMPVADYFDQSDMLIAVNGERAPSEVYKDFRTAVLDILSTLENQEAILNGVTGMGRGINDIPGSIVSVDTAPSQAQNIPGISNHNPAPISTVLSQNQQQQQQPATVPQMSEDPSRNITNAVISHVASNAAQAVSLTGAPDVITQQPMLTNAANYMSTDGRGLPPVIWVIGGPGSNKATLCMKAVGLNPGWAHFSVGRLLRSITDSAPRANTESYAVKEALAAGEMAPEKAVNIILETNLKQFADKNGIIIDGFPRNMQQVKYFEDKYKLRPPIILLDCSKLQLGRGRIDDTVSSFRRRLELFREQTLPMLKAMDNSNRLQIIDGDTDSPSVQREFEKSIRNHIQNLTGNQMNHVQQPMSRQPAPVDQTDAILQDLENNMPGAVPTISHHVSLMNGHIKNRNTSANNHLANNNNNYNNKNTNHMNGDIGQTGQRMDFRHMLEEAERYPVDSYM